In Carya illinoinensis chloroplast, complete genome, one DNA window encodes the following:
- the ndhF gene encoding NADH dehydrogenase subunit 5, protein MEYTYQYSWIIPFIPVIIPMLIGVGLLLFPKATKDLRRMWAFPSVLLLSIVMIFSANLSIQQINNSYIYQYVWSWTINNDFSLEFSYLIDPLTSIMLILITTVGIMVLIYSDNYMSHDQGYLRFFAYMSFFNTSMLGLVTSSNLIQIYIFWELVGVCSYLLIGFWFTRTIAANACQKAFVTNRVGDFGLLLGILGLYWITGSFEFRDLFEIFNSLIYNNEVHFLFVTLCAFLLFSGAIAKSAQFPLHIWLPDAMEGPTPISALIHAATMVAAGIFLVARLLPLFMVIPYIMNIIALIGIITLLLGATLALAQKDIKRSLAYSTMSQLGYMMLALGIGSYRAALFHLITHAYSKALLFLGSGSIIHSMEAIVGYSPDKSQNMVLMGGLIKHVPITKTAFLLGILSLCGIPPLACFWSKDEILNDSWLYSPIFAIIAFSTAGLTAFYMFRIYLLTFEGSLNVNFQNYSGKTNNSFYSICLWGKDKEGKKIIKKDFRLLSLLTMNNNERISFLGKKTYPIDINIRKMTRPFITIAHFDIKNTFSYPHESDSAMLFPMLVLGIFTLFIGAIGIPMNQQGMDFDILSKLLTPAIIYQNSNNSVDWYEFVTNASFSLSIAYIGIFIASFLYKPVYSSLQNLNFRNSFLKSVPNRILWEKIINVIYDWSYNRGYIDVFYAISLNNGIRGLAQLTDFFDKRVIEGITNGVGITSFFVGEGIKYIGGGRISSYLLLYLFYVFIFLFIFIF, encoded by the coding sequence ATGGAATATACATACCAATATTCATGGATCATACCTTTCATTCCAGTTATAATTCCTATGTTAATAGGGGTGGGACTTCTCCTTTTTCCGAAGGCAACAAAAGATCTTCGCCGCATGTGGGCTTTTCCTAGTGTTTTATTGTTAAGTATAGTTATGATTTTTTCAGCCAATCTGTCTATTCAGCAAATAAATAACAGTTATATCTATCAATATGTATGGTCTTGGACCATCAATAATGACTTTTCTTTAGAGTTCAGCTACTTGATCGATCCACTTACTTCTATTATGTTAATCTTAATTACTACTGTTGGAATTATGGTTCTTATTTATAGTGACAATTATATGTCTCATGATCAAGGATATTTGAGATTTTTTGCTTATATGAGTTTTTTCAATACTTCAATGTTGGGATTAGTGACTAGTTCTAATTTGATACAAATTTATATTTTTTGGGAATTAGTTGGAGTGTGTTCTTATCTATTAATAGGTTTTTGGTTCACACGAACGATTGCCGCGAATGCTTGTCAAAAAGCGTTTGTAACTAATCGTGTAGGGGATTTTGGTTTATTATTAGGAATCTTAGGTCTTTATTGGATAACGGGCAGTTTCGAATTTCGGGATTTGTTTGAAATATTCAATAGTTTGATTTATAATAATGAAGTTCATTTTTTATTTGTTACTTTGTGTGCCTTCTTATTATTTTCTGGTGCAATTGCTAAATCCGCTCAATTCCCCCTTCACATATGGTTACCTGACGCTATGGAAGGACCTACTCCTATTTCAGCTCTTATACATGCTGCTACTATGGTAGCAGCAGGAATTTTTCTTGTCGCTCGGCTTCTTCCTCTTTTCATGGTTATACCTTACATAATGAATATAATCGCTTTAATAGGTATAATAACATTACTATTAGGAGCTACTTTAGCTCTTGCTCAAAAAGATATTAAGAGAAGTTTAGCCTATTCTACAATGTCTCAATTGGGTTATATGATGTTAGCTCTAGGTATTGGGTCTTATCGAGCTGCTTTATTTCATTTGATTACTCATGCTTATTCAAAAGCATTGTTGTTTTTAGGGTCCGGATCAATCATTCATTCAATGGAAGCTATTGTTGGATATTCTCCAGATAAAAGTCAAAATATGGTTCTTATGGGTGGTTTAATAAAACATGTGCCAATTACAAAAACTGCTTTTTTATTAGGTATACTTTCCCTTTGTGGTATTCCACCCCTTGCCTGTTTTTGGTCCAAAGATGAAATTCTTAATGATAGTTGGTTGTATTCACCGATTTTTGCAATAATAGCTTTTTCCACAGCAGGATTAACTGCATTTTATATGTTTCGGATCTATTTACTTACGTTTGAGGGCTCTTTAAATGTAAATTTTCAAAATTACAGCGGTAAAACAAATAACTCGTTTTATTCAATATGTCTATGGGGAAAAGATAAAGAAGGGAAAAAAATAATTAAAAAAGATTTTCGGTTATTATCTTTATTAACAATGAATAATAATGAAAGGATTTCTTTTTTGGGGAAGAAGACATATCCAATTGATATTAATATAAGAAAGATGACGCGACCCTTTATTACTATTGCTCATTTTGACATTAAGAACACTTTTTCGTATCCCCATGAATCGGATAGTGCTATGCTATTTCCTATGCTTGTATTAGGTATATTTACTTTGTTCATTGGAGCCATAGGAATTCCTATGAATCAACAAGGAATGGATTTTGATATATTATCAAAATTGTTAACTCCAGCTATAATATATCAAAATTCAAATAATTCTGTGGATTGGTATGAATTTGTGACAAATGCAAGTTTTTCATTGAGTATAGCTTATATCGGAATATTTATAGCGTCTTTTTTATATAAGCCTGTTTATTCATCTTTACAAAATTTGAACTTCCGAAATTCATTTCTTAAAAGTGTTCCCAATCGAATTCTTTGGGAAAAAATAATAAATGTGATATATGATTGGTCATATAATCGTGGTTACATAGATGTTTTTTATGCAATATCCTTAAATAACGGTATAAGAGGATTAGCTCAACTAACTGATTTTTTTGATAAACGAGTAATTGAAGGAATTACGAATGGAGTCGGTATTACAAGTTTTTTTGTCGGAGAGGGTATCAAATATATAGGTGGTGGCCGAATTTCTTCTTATCTCTTATTGTATTTATTTTATGTATTCATTTTTTTATTCATTTTCATTTTTTAA
- the ccsA gene encoding cytochrome c biogenesis protein — MIFSILEHILTHISFSVVSIIISIRLIILLVNESAELYDSSEKGIKTTFVCITGLLVTRWIYSRHLPLSDLYESLIFLSWSLSIIHMVPYLKKKKNPLSAITAPSVIFTQGFATSGFLTEMHQSVLLVPALQSHWLMMHVSMMVLGYASLLCGSLLSVALIVITSRKVISIFEKSNNESFCFDEIQYMNERNNVLWNTSLISSRNYYRSQLIQQLDHWSYRIIGIGFIFLTIGILSGAVWANEAWGSYWNWDPKETWAFITWTVFAIYLHIRTNKDFEVVNSAIVASMGFLIIWICYFGVNLLGIGLHSYGSFTLTSN; from the coding sequence ATGATATTTTCCATTTTAGAGCATATATTAACTCATATATCCTTTTCGGTTGTTTCAATTATAATTTCAATTCGTTTGATAATCTTATTAGTTAATGAAAGCGCAGAACTATATGATTCATCAGAAAAAGGCATAAAAACCACTTTTGTCTGTATAACAGGATTATTAGTTACTCGTTGGATTTATTCAAGGCATTTACCTTTAAGTGATTTATACGAATCATTAATTTTTCTTTCATGGAGTTTGTCCATTATTCATATGGTTCCGTATTTAAAAAAAAAAAAAAACCCTTTAAGCGCAATAACCGCGCCAAGTGTTATTTTTACCCAAGGCTTTGCTACTTCTGGTTTTTTAACCGAAATGCATCAATCCGTACTATTAGTACCCGCTCTCCAATCTCATTGGTTAATGATGCATGTAAGTATGATGGTATTGGGCTATGCATCTCTTTTATGTGGATCATTATTATCAGTAGCTCTTATAGTCATTACATCTCGCAAAGTCATAAGTATTTTTGAGAAAAGCAATAATGAGTCGTTTTGTTTTGATGAGATCCAATACATGAACGAAAGAAACAATGTTTTATGGAACACTTCCTTAATTTCTTCTAGGAATTATTATAGGTCTCAATTGATTCAACAATTGGATCATTGGAGTTATCGTATTATTGGTATAGGTTTTATCTTTTTAACCATAGGTATTCTTTCGGGAGCAGTATGGGCAAATGAGGCATGGGGCTCATATTGGAATTGGGATCCGAAAGAAACTTGGGCATTTATTACTTGGACCGTATTCGCGATTTATTTACATATTCGAACAAATAAAGATTTTGAGGTTGTAAATTCTGCAATTGTAGCCTCTATGGGATTTCTTATAATTTGGATATGCTATTTTGGGGTCAATCTATTAGGAATAGGGCTACATAGTTATGGTTCATTTACCCTAACATCTAACTGA
- the rpl32 gene encoding product ribosomal protein L32, translated as MAVPKKRTSISKKRIRNNIWKRKGYWVALKVFSLAKSLSTGNSKSFFG; from the coding sequence ATGGCAGTTCCAAAAAAACGTACTTCCATATCAAAAAAACGAATTCGTAATAATATTTGGAAAAGGAAGGGGTATTGGGTAGCATTAAAAGTTTTTTCATTAGCGAAATCTCTTTCTACAGGGAATTCAAAAAGTTTTTTTGGATAA